In one window of Epinephelus fuscoguttatus linkage group LG20, E.fuscoguttatus.final_Chr_v1 DNA:
- the ep300a gene encoding histone acetyltransferase p300 isoform X1 produces MAENVLDSGPPSAKRPKLSSPALSASASDGNDFGSLFDLEHDLPDELISSNEPGLVNGGDLSQLHTTLGGGPAGLGPGGGSGGAGGLGLGLGPGGGQDAVAKHKQLSELLRSGAPTSGQQGHQGAMGSPGGPTAMGQHLANMKASPGQGPLQMMGQGQQQHLSPQQQANMMQQQNAAAGMMGGMNRAMMGAQQKGNNGQQQPGMIGSQVMNGSPRMGFGNQGMGGNSNLLAETLQQQGAGGQAGMRGQQPGAMNKMGMMGNPGGPFGGPYAGQGNQGLGGAGLGPQLQNKGPMGNSLAQFNVDKKNQPMQGMAAMGSQQSQTGVGGPSSAPVGGAPGMVPNAQASLVGPGAQVSAASAAAGAPPTADPEKRKLIQQQLVLLLHAHKCQRREQANGEVRQCNLPHCRTMKNVLNHMTHCQAGKSCQVAHCASSRQIISHWKNCTRHDCPVCLPLKNAGDKRNPQCESLLGATAAGLGSSLGAVPGGQPSAPSLNPPSQIDPSSIERAYAALGLTYQGNQIQAQTGQPNMSNQGLQAGMRPLNPMGGNPMGVNGGVGASPQSQQASLLQDTMMHLNVNSQGLMNDAGGVGSMPTAGPPSASGMRKSWHEDITQDLRNHLVHKLVQAIFPTPDPAALKDRRMENLVAYARKVEGDMYESANSRAEYYHLLAEKIYKIQKELEEKRRTRLQKQGLGLGPAGMGQPPTGLPPNGPLPDPSMVRPAGPNQMVNRMQGPGMNQFNQIGMQSMGQRSTPPLPIGAPGNQMGMVGPRMGQPNVNQLQNQYLSQGQFPGSGPGVGAAQPGMAQPGVPAGMAQTQMGTPPSLPVASPLAQPGSASGPSGVSTVGPMGPQSVGGAGPNSAVGAPASSMTPSNTNQQPNSIPHLAAMRSSPSPAHSRSPAHSRSPTPHQTPPRLAGSQTPQPHTPNAPQLGPPSAPQQNQLGQGPGSNKPIQQQHMGPAGSTTPSHPGLASSSTPHGAQLPRTPLSQKGSFPADSQALTPASVSSLDTSSQQPQSNASATNLDPKMEVKQQDEEEESDTGSCSKGGKLSNLKTEEKPVKLELKKEECTGEGGKGVPMDTSATTPTSGVKTEDRKPEVKKEVKEEEESSEAATPVPVKKKIFKPEELRQALMPTLESLYRQDPESLPFRMPVDPQLLCIPDYFDIVKNPMDLSTIKRKLDTGQYQDPWQYVDDIWLMFNNAWLYNRKTSRVYKYCSKLAEVFEQEIDPVMQSLGYCCGRKLEFSPQTLCCYGKQLCTIPRDAAYFSYQNRYHFCEKCFNEIQGETVSLGDDPTQPQTSINKEQFEKKKNDTLDPELLVECMDCGRRMHQICVLHHETIWPSGFVCDGCLKKTNKTRKENKYSAKRLPQTKLGSYLEVRVNDFLKRQIHPEAGEVFIRVVHVSDKVVEVKPGMKSRFVDSGEMSESFPYRTKALFAFEDIDGADVCFFGMHVQEYGSDCPQPNQRRVYISYLDSVHFFRPRCLRTAVYHEILIGYLEYVRKLGYTTGHIWACPPSEGDDYIFHCHPADQKIPKPKRLQEWYKKMLDKAVAERIVHDYKDIFKQATEDRLTSAKELPYFEGDFWPNVLEESIKELEQEEEERKREENSTSNESVDDTKGDSKNAKKKNNKKTSKNKSSLSRANKKKPGMPNVSNDLSQKLYATMEKHKEVFFVIRLIAAPMANALPPISDPDPLMACDLMDGRDAFLTLARDKHLEFSSLRRSMWSSMCMLVELHNQSQDRFVYTCNECKHHVETRFHCTVCEDYDLCITCYNTKGHVHKMEKLGLGLDDESSNQAAATTQSPGDSRRLSIQRCIQSLVHACQCRNANCSLPSCQKMKRVVQHTKSCKRKTNGGCPICKQLIALCCYHAKHCQENKCPVPFCLNIKHKLRQQQLQHRLQQAQMLRRRMASMQRVGQPAPGGAPGGNGLPSPGANNGATGPGTPTSVGTQPPTPQTPTQANMPALPQQQGVGMGGMGGMGTPGPQQQVQQQGGAIPPQHHLHQFQPVAGGGGGGMMNSPQQQMVPQLQQQPPNVQQQQHPGGLPPYNPRPPGASPIHQSLGKPGLGPATPPQQQQQPSQGQGSMQGQQQGPPLAAVETALKIQRLAETQRQMAQAQAQAQIRGLGQGGMIPSHPHHQNPQAQMGMPHIGAQGMPPQAQGVVGRTMLDPQQQGMLAGMQQGGPQSQLPPQVQQQLQQVQQAGGGQLQPANQQWGAGGPAMNSQQRPGMMGHMAPQQQPAVAQQQQQPMNPQQPQPGNRGLMQVMGVSGGAAGAPNPIAAAAASGNLPQAALQDLLRTLRSPSSPLQQQQVLNILRSNPTLMAAFIRQRAARYQGGQGGPGGPGGPPQAGPGGVRFQGAAGVLSGVGGPGPNQLANMDGQQQVNVNQPGQPGMNMTQGGAGGGNMPTMAQIQQLQQQQQQQQQQQQRPMLPGNLQQMAALQQQQQQQQQQQQQQQGAMQAGQQGNITNMNPQFRELLLRRHLQQQQQQQQQQQQQQQQQQQQQQMGNHGQFQQAQGLQQQQPGQQGFMQPGQGGQGIPPSQPQSGGGGGPQQQQGGPQGGPGQLGQQQNYPNSMSQVAAAIQQRLQHQMQMQQQQQQQQQQQNSMGGLQGQDGGPGGGTGGPGGPPLQPGQGGPGQGQQQQGGGGSGPPLQQTSQGMLHPNIHQRLLQQQHLGGGSPAQHSSPMSPQQQLAQSPHPHLQGQGGLGPAGSLSSQVRSPQPSPRPQSQPPHSSPSPRMQPSSQPQPQPSPHRISPQTQTGSPHPGHLGQHHPSMAPPQPPQPQQQALSQQQPGNSVDPGQFSSDQNSIMSQLSGMTGMHGVQGGQSDMLGGNNNSSDNNQELGTNINHSSLDLM; encoded by the exons ATGGCCGAGAACGTTCTGGACTCTGGCCCGCCTTCAGCCAAGAGGCCTAAACTCTCCTCTCCGGCACTTTCCGCCTCCGCCAGCGATGGAAATG ATTTCGGCTCACTGTTTGACTTGGAGCATGATCTCCCAGACGAGCTCATCAGCTCCAATGAACCAGGCCTGGTCAATGGCGGGGATCTCAGCCAGTTGCACACCACTCTGGGAGGAGGACCTGCAGGACTGGGTCCTGGAGGAGGCAGTGGAGGGGCAGGAGGACTGGGACTTGGACTTGGTCCTGGCGGGGGCCAGGATGCGGTGGCCAAGCACAAACAGCTTTCCGAGCTTTTGCGTTCAGGGGCACCCACCTCGGGCCAACAGGGGCACCAAGGAGCCATGGGCAGCCCAGGAGGCCCCACTGCCATGGGGCAACACTTGGCGAACATGAAGGCATCCCCTGGCCAGGGGCCTCTGCAGATGATGGGccaggggcagcagcagcacctctCCCCTCAGCAGCAGGCCAACATGATGCAGCAACAGAATGCTGCAGCTGGAATGATGGGTGGCATGAACAGGGCCATGATGGGAGCGCAGCAGAAAGGCAATAATGGACAGCAGCAGCCAGGCATGATTGGAAGCCAGGTGATGAATGGCTCCCCCAGGATGGGCTTTGGGAATCAGGGGATGGGTGGCAACAGCAACCTGTTGGCTGAGACCCTGCAGCAGCAAGGAGCTGGGGGCCAGGCTGGGATGAGGGGCCAGCAGCCTGGAGCAATGAACAAG ATGGGGATGATGGGGAACCCAGGGGGGCCTTTTGGAGGTCCATATGCAGGGCAGGGGAATCAAGGTCTGGGAGGCGCAGGGCTGGGCCCTCAGCTCCAGAACAAAGGTCCCATGGGCAACAGCCTGGCCCAGTTCAATGTGGACAAGAAGAACCAGCCCATGCAAGGAATGGCTGCCATG GGCTCCCAGCAGTCACAAACAGGTGTGGGCGGCCCCTCTAGTGCACCTGTGGGAGGCGCCCCAGGAATGGTGCCCAACGCTCAGGCAAGTCTGGTGGGTCCCGGTGCCCAGGTTTCTGCAGCATCTGCCGCTGCTGGAGCGCCGCCCACAGCTGACCCTGAGAAGCGCAAGCTAATCCAGCAGCAACTGGTGCTCCTGCTTCATGCACACAAGTGCCAGCGGCGGGAGCAAGCCAACGGTGAGGTCCGGCAGTGCAACCTGCCCCACTGCCGCACAATGAAGAACGTCCTCAACCACATGACTCACTGCCAAGCTGGCAAGTCTTGTCAGG TTGCCCACTGTGCATCATCGAGGCAGATCATCTCCCATTGGAAGAACTGCACGCGGCATGACTGTCCTGTGTGCCTGCCGCTGAAGAATGCAGGGGACAAGAGGAACCCGCAGTGTGAGT CTCTACTCGGTGCAACAGCTGCAGGTCTGGGCAGCTCTCTTGGGGCAGTACCTGGTGGCCAACCAAGTGCTCCCAGCCTCAATCCGCCGAGTCAGATTGACCCCAGCTCCATAGAAAGAGCCTACGCAGCCCTGGGCCTCACCTACCAGGGCAACCAGATCCAAGCTCAGACTGGCCAGCCCAATATGTCCAACCAAGGCTTGCAGGCTGGCATGAGGCCTCTGAACCCAATGG GTGGGAATCCTATGGGAGTCAATGGAGGTGTGGGAGCTTCCCCTCAGAGTCAACAAGCCAGCCTGTTGCAGGATACCATGATGCACCTCAATGTGAACAGCCAAGG tcTGATGAATGATGCTGGTGGGGTTGGCTCCATGCCCACAGCAGGCCCTCCCTCTGCCTCAGGCATGAGGAAAAGCTGGCATGAGGACATCACGCAGGACCTACGAAACCACTTGGTACACAAACT TGTCCAGGCCATCTTTCCGACTCCAGATCCTGCTGCTCTCAAGGACCGGCGAATGGAGAACTTGGTGGCCTATGCTAGAAAGGTTGAGGGAGACATGTATGAGTCAGCAAACAGTAGA GCTGAGTACTATCATCTGCTAGCGGAGAAGATCTACAAAATccagaaggagctggaggagaagaggaggaccCGTCTCCAGAAGCAGGGTCTGGGCCTCGGGCCTGCCGGCATGGGTCAGCCCCCAACTGGACTGCCTCCAA ACGGTCCCCTCCCTGACCCATCAATGGTGCGACCAGCTGGACCTAATCAGATGGTCAACAGGATGCAAGGCCCAG GTATGAATCAGTTCAATCAAATAGGCATGCAGTCTATGGGCCAGAGATCCACGCCTCCTCTCCCCATAGGAGCACCTGGCAACCAG ATGGGGATGGTCGGACCCAGGATGGGGCAGCCTAATGTCAACCAGCTGCAGAACCAGTATCTGTCCCAGGGACAGTTTCCTGGCTCAGGACCTGGAGTTGGAGCAGCTCAGCCTGGGATGGCTCAACCTGGCGTACCGGCAGGCATGGCACAG ACACAGATGGGCACTCCTCCCTCGCTTCCAGTTGCTAGTCCTCTAGCACAGCCAGGTTCAGCCAGTGGTCCCAGTGGCGTCTCCACAGTGGGGCCCATGGGTCCTCAGAGCGTGGGTGGTGCAGGTCCCAACTCAGCCGTCGGAGCCCCCGCTTCCTCAATGACTCCATCTAACACAAACCAGCAACCCAACTCCATCCCCCATTTAGCAGCCATGCGTAGCTCACCTTCCCCTGCTCACAGCCGGTCCCCCGCTCACAGCCGATCTCCTACTCCTCACCAAACACCCCCGAGACTAGCCGGGTCCCAGACCCCACAGCCTCACACCCCTAACGCACCACAGCTGGGTCCACCTTCAGCCCCCCAGCAGAACCAGCTCGGTCAGGGCCCCGGCTCTAACAAGCCCATCCAGCAGCAGCATATGGGGCCGGCTGGTTCAACCACTCCATCTCATCCCGGATTGGCCTCCAGCTCGACGCCGCACGGTGCTCAGCTGCCACGCACTCCG ttgtcCCAAAAGGGTTCATTCCCAGCGGACAGTCAGGCCCTGACTCCAGCCTCTGTCAGCAGTCTGGACACTTCCTCCCAGCAACCACAGTCGAACGCCTCAGCCACCAACCTCGACCCCAAGATGGAGGTCAAGCagcaggatgaggaggaggagagcgacACCGGCAGCTGCTCCAAAGGAGGGAAGCTCAGCAACctcaaaacagaggaaaagccTGTGAAATTAGAGCTGAAAAAGGAGGAGTGTACCGGAGAGGGAGGTAAAGGGGTTCCCATGGACACATCGGCAACAACGCCGACATCGGGTGTCAAGACAGAAGACAGGAAACCGGAGGTAAAGAAGGAggtgaaagaggaagaggagtctTCAGAGGCAGCTACACCAGTTCCAGTGAAAAAGAAGA TCTTCAAGCCAGAGGAGCTTCGTCAGGCCCTGATGCCCACACTCGAGTCTCTCTACAGACAAGATCCAGAGTCTCTGCCCTTCAGAATGCCTGTAGACCCACAACTGCTGTGCATACCT GACTACTTTGATATTGTGAAGAACCCAATGGATTTGTCTACTATCAAACGCAAACTGGATACAG GTCAGTACCAGGATCCCTGGCAGTATGTGGATGACATCTGGCTCATGTTCAACAACGCCTGGCTGTACAACCGCAAAACATCCAGGGTGTACAAGTACTGCTCCAAGCTGGCCGAGGTTTTCGAGCAGGAGATTGATCCCGTCATGCAGAGCCTTGGCTACTGCTGTGGGAGGAAG CTGGAGTTCTCTCCTCAGACACTGTGCTGCTACGGAAAGCAGCTGTGCACTATTCCCAGAGATGCTGCTTACTTCAGCTACCAGAACAG GTACCACTTCTGCGAGAAGTGCTTCAACGAGATCCAGGGAGAGACGGTTTCCCTGGGCGATGACCCCACCCAGCCACAGAC ATCGATTAACAAGGAGCAgtttgaaaagaagaagaacgaCACACTGGACCCTGAGCT GCTTGTTGAATGTATGGACTGTGGGCGCAGGATGCATCAGATTTGTGTCTTGCACCATGAAACAATCTGGCCCTCAGG tttTGTATGTGACGGCTGCTTaaagaagacaaacaaaaccAGGAAAGAGAACAAATACTCTGCCAAAC GGTTGCCTCAGACGAAATTGGGCAGTTACCTAGAGGTGAGGGTGAATGACTTCCTCAAGCGTCAGATCCACCCTGAGGCTGGAGAAGTCTTTATTCGCGTTGTCCACGTCTCCGACAAAGTGGTGGAAGTCAAACCAGGCATGAAGTCCAG ATTTGTGGACAgcggagagatgtcagagtctTTCCCATACAGGACAAAAGCCCTTTTtgcatttgaggacattgatgGAGCAGACGTCTGCTTCTTTGGTATGCATGTTCAAGAGTACGGATCTGACTGCCCTCAGCCCAACCAGAG GCGAGTATACATCTCCTACCTGGACAGTGTACACTTCTTCCGGCCTCGCTGTCTAAGAACTGCCGTCTACCATGAAATCCTCATTGGCTACTTGGAATATGTCAGGAAGCTGGG TTACACCACTGGGCACATCTGGGCCTGTCCACCAAGTGAAGGGGACGACTACATCTTCCACTGTCACCCTGCAGATCAGAAGATCCCAAAGCCCAAACGCCTCCAGGAGTGGTACAAGAAGATGTTAGACAAAGCTGTGGCAGAGAGGATAGTGCACGATTACAAG GATATCTTCAAGCAGGCGACAGAGGATCGTTTGACCAGTGCGAAGGAGTTGCCTTACTTTGAGGGTGACTTTTGGCCCAATGTGCTGGAGGAGAGTATCAAAGAGctggagcaggaggaagaggagaggaaaagggagGAGAACAGCACTTCCAATGAGAGCGTTGAT GACACGAAAGGTGacagtaaaaatgcaaagaagaagaacaacaagaaGACGAGCAAGAATAAGAGCAGCCTGAGCAGAGCCAATAAGAAGAAGCCAGGGATGCCCAATGTCTCCAACGACCTTTCACAGAAACTCTATGCCACtatggaaaaacacaaagag GTGTTCTTTGTGATCCGGCTGATTGCAGCACCAATGGCAAATGCCCTGCCCCCTATATCAGACCCGGATCCCCTGATGGCATGCGACCTCATGGATGGTCGTGATGCCTTTCTGACATTGGCACGAGACAAACACCTGGAGTTCAGCTCGCTGAGGAGGTCCATGTGGAGCTCTATGTGCATGTTGGTGGAGTTGCATAACCAAAGCCAAGACCGCTTCGTCTACACTTGTAATGAGTGCAAGCACCACGTGGAGACTCGTTTCCACTGTACCGTCTGTGAG GATTACGACCTGTGCATCACATGTTACAACACTAAGGGCCACGTCCACAAGATGGAGAAGTTAGGCCTTGGTTTGGATGATGAGAGCAGCAACCAGGCAGCCGCAACCACTCAGAGCCCTGGAGACTCTCGTCGCCTCAGCATCCAGCGCTGCATCCAGTCCCTCGTCCATGCCTGCCAGTGTCGAAATGCAAACTGCTCTCTGCCGTCCTGCCAGAAGATGAAACGCGTTGTTCAGCACACAAAAAGCTGCAAGAGAAAAACCAACGGTGGCTGCCCCATCTGCAAGCAGCTTATCGCATTGTGTTGCTACCATGCTAAGCACTGTCAGGAGAACAAGTGCCCAGTTCCGTTCTGCCTAAACATCAAGCACAAGCTCcgccagcagcagctgcagcacagactCCAGCAAGCTCAGATGCTAAGAAGGAGGATGGCCAGCATGCAGAGAGTGGGCCAGCCTGCTCCTGGAGGAGCTCCTGGGGGCAATGGCCTGCCTTCTCCAGGAGCCAACAATGGAGCAACTGGTCCTGGTACTCCTACATCTGTAGGCACACAGCCTCCCACCCCACAGACACCCACTCAGGCGAACATGCCTGCACTTCCTCAGCAACAGGGAGTCGGGATGGGTGGAATGGGGGGAATGGGAACCCCAGGCCCACAGCAGCAGGTTCAGCAGCAGGGTGGTGCCATCCCCCCTCAACACCATCTTCATCAGTTTCAGCCAGTggctggaggaggtggaggggggatGATGAactctcctcagcagcagatgGTGCctcagctccagcagcagcctcctaatgtccagcagcagcagcaccctgGTGGTTTGCCTCCATACAACCCCAGACCACCTGGGGCTTCTCCTATCCACCAGTCCCTGGGCAAACCTGGACTGGGTCCAGCCACACCaccccagcagcagcaacaacccAGCCAGGGCCAGGGGTCCATGCAAGGCCAGCAGCAAGGGCCCCCTCTGGCTGCTGTAGAGACAGCCCTAAAAATCCAGCGTCTAGCAGAGACCCAAAGACAGATGGCTCAGGCCCAGGCTCAAGCCCAGATACGTGGCTTGGGACAGGGGGGCATGATACCCTCACATCCTCACCACCAGAACCCCCAGGCCCAGATGGGCATGCCCCACATTGGGGCCCAGGGCATGCCCCCTCAGGCTCAGGGAGTTGTTGGCAGGACTATGTTAGACCCACAGCAGCAGGGAATGCTGGCGGGGATGCAGCAAGGTGGTCCTCAGTCACAGCTGCCACCAcaagtgcagcagcagctccagcaagTCCAGCAGGCAGGTGGTGGACAACTTCAGCCAGCAAACCAGCAGTGGGGTGCTGGTGGACCAGCCATGAACTCACAACAAAGGCCAGGCATGATGGGCCACATGgcaccacagcagcagccagcagtcgctcagcaacagcagcagccaatGAATCCGCAACAGCCGCAACCAGGAAACCGCGGGCTGATGCAGGTAATGGGTGTATCAGGCGGGGCAGCAGGGGCACCCAATCCAAtagcagctgcagctgcatcaggAAACCTTCCACAGGCAGCACTACAAGACCTCCTGAGAACACTGCGGTCTCCAAGCTCACCCCTCCAACAGCAGCAAGTCCTCAACATCCTGCGCTCCAACCCCACCCTTATGGCTGCTTTTATCAGGCAGAGAGCAGCCAGGTATCAGGGTGGTCAGGGTGGCCCTGGAGGACCAGGAGGGCCTCCACAAGCGGGCCCTGGAGGTGTGAGGTTCCAAGGGGCTGCTGGAGTGCTTTCTGGTGTAGGAGGGCCCGGGCCTAACCAGCTTGCTAACATGGATGGACAACAGCAGGTTAATGTGAACCAGCCAGGCCAGCCAGGGATGAACATGACTCAGGGTGGAGCAGGGGGAGGGAACATGCCCACCATGGCTCAGATTCAGCAgttacaacagcaacaacaacaacaacaacagcagcagcagcgaccaaTGTTGCCTGGGAATCTACAGCAAATGGCTgcattacagcagcagcagcagcaacaacaacaacaacaacagcagcagcagggagcaATGCAAGCAGGGCAACAAGGCAACATTACCAACATGAACCCGCAGTTCAGAGAGCTGTTGTTGAGAAgacacctgcagcagcagcaacaacaacaacaacagcagcagcagcaacagcagcagcagcagcaacaacaacaaatgggAAACCATGGGCAGTTCCAGCAGGCTCAAggactccagcagcagcagccaggccAGCAAGGTTTTATGCAGCCTGGCCAGGGAGGGCAAGGGATACCCCCTTCTCAACCTCAGTCTGGAGGTGGAGGCGgtccccagcagcagcagggaggaCCACAGGGTGGGCCAGGACAGCTaggtcagcagcaaaactacCCCAACTCCATGTCACAAGTAGCTGCAGCGATCCAGCAAAGGCTCCAGCATCAGATGCAgatgcagcaacaacagcaacagcagcagcagcagcagaattcAATGGGTGGGCTTCAAGGACAAGACGGAGGGCCCGGTGGAGGTACtggaggaccaggaggaccccCGCTCCAACCTGGACAAGGCGGACCAGGgcaggggcagcagcagcaaggtGGAGGAGGTAGCGGGCCTCCACTGCAGCAGACGTCCCAAGGTATGCTTCATCCGAACATCCACCAGAggctcctgcagcagcagcatcttgGTGGGGGCTCTCCAGCCCAGCACAGCAGTCCCATGAGTCCCCAACAGCAGCTGGCGCagtccccccacccccacctccaAGGACAGGGAGGACTTGGTCCTGCCGGGTCGCTCAGCAGTCAGGTCAGGTCTCCTCAGCCCTCGCCAAGGCCGCAGTCACAACCTCCCCACTCCAGCCCGTCCCCACGCATGCAGCCCTCCTCCCAGCCTCAGCCTCAGCCCTCACCTCACCGCATCTCCCCGCAGACCCAGACCGGCTCACCCCACCCAGGTCATCTAGGGCAACATCACCCCAGTATGGCGCCGCCCCAACCTCCACAACCCCAGCAGCAAGCGTTATCTCAGCAGCAGCCGGGTAACTCTGTAGACCCTGGGCAGTTCAGCTCAGACCAGAACTCCATCATGTCCCAGCTGAGCGGGATGACAGGGATGCACGGCGTACAGGGGGGACAGTCGGACATGTTGGGCGGGAATAATAACAGCAGCGACAACAACCAGGAGCTGGGGACGaacattaaccacagcagtTTAGACCTTATGTAG